A portion of the Oxynema aestuarii AP17 genome contains these proteins:
- a CDS encoding efflux RND transporter periplasmic adaptor subunit, with the protein MQVKSRSPENPDRHSEELAAKAEETPEVRENLERKRPNEPPPKKKGVGKKAIAAIAIVAVLGIGTFGYFRVQNRRPKAEAIAELTVPVELQDLTVRIEASGKVQPIQSVNISPKTSGRLAELYVEQGDRVEAGEAIARMESQEIEAQLRQAEARLADAIAQLAERRAGARPEQIAQARSRLEQQQAALEEVRRGARPETISRAEARVAQAEANLAEVLAGPRPEEIAQARARVDSARVQARLAQQRKQRNQYLAEEGAISQDDLDAAVTEWERAQASLREAEQNLELLETGSRSEDIAQARAAVAEARADLRELENGSRSEDIQQAEARVREARQALDELLAGTRDEQIAAAEARVSEAQAQVQFYEVQANDSLVRAPFAGQITQKYATEGAFVTPTTSASATSSATSTSIVALARGLEVLAKVPEADISQIKPGQQVEIVADAYPDLTFYGQVKLIAPEAIEERDVTLFEIRAAIETGTDKLQSGMNVDVTFLGEELSDALVVPTVAIVTQKGETGVLVPDEKNEPVFQPVTIGPTIGDRIQILDGIQAGDRVFTELPEGQKLDEILKQGMEN; encoded by the coding sequence ATGCAAGTCAAGTCACGATCGCCCGAAAACCCCGATCGCCACTCAGAAGAGTTAGCCGCCAAGGCGGAAGAAACCCCGGAAGTTCGGGAGAATCTGGAGCGAAAGCGTCCGAACGAACCGCCGCCGAAGAAAAAAGGGGTGGGGAAAAAGGCGATCGCCGCGATCGCGATCGTCGCCGTTCTCGGGATCGGAACCTTCGGCTATTTCCGCGTCCAAAACCGCAGACCGAAAGCGGAGGCGATCGCCGAACTGACCGTCCCGGTAGAATTACAAGATTTGACCGTCCGCATCGAAGCAAGCGGCAAAGTTCAGCCGATTCAAAGCGTCAATATTTCGCCAAAAACCTCCGGCAGACTCGCCGAACTATACGTGGAACAAGGCGATCGAGTCGAAGCGGGAGAGGCGATCGCCCGGATGGAGAGTCAGGAAATCGAGGCTCAACTGCGCCAAGCCGAAGCTCGCCTGGCCGACGCGATCGCCCAACTGGCCGAACGACGGGCTGGAGCGCGTCCCGAGCAAATCGCCCAAGCGCGATCGCGCCTCGAACAACAACAAGCCGCCCTCGAAGAAGTCCGCCGGGGCGCCCGTCCCGAAACCATCAGCCGCGCCGAAGCCAGAGTCGCTCAAGCCGAAGCGAATTTAGCCGAAGTACTCGCCGGGCCGCGTCCCGAAGAAATCGCCCAAGCCCGCGCCCGGGTGGACTCGGCGCGGGTTCAAGCCCGTTTGGCCCAGCAACGGAAACAACGCAATCAATATTTAGCCGAAGAAGGCGCGATTTCCCAAGACGACCTCGATGCTGCCGTCACCGAGTGGGAACGGGCGCAAGCGAGTTTGCGCGAAGCCGAACAGAATCTAGAACTGTTGGAAACGGGTAGCCGTAGCGAAGATATCGCCCAAGCCCGGGCCGCCGTCGCCGAAGCGCGCGCCGACTTGCGAGAACTGGAAAACGGCAGCCGCAGCGAAGATATTCAACAAGCCGAAGCCCGGGTACGCGAAGCGCGACAGGCATTAGACGAACTGCTCGCCGGAACTCGTGACGAACAAATTGCCGCCGCCGAAGCGAGAGTCTCGGAAGCTCAAGCGCAGGTGCAGTTTTACGAAGTGCAAGCTAATGATAGTTTGGTGCGCGCTCCCTTCGCCGGACAAATTACCCAGAAATACGCCACTGAGGGGGCGTTCGTGACGCCGACGACTTCCGCTTCGGCCACTTCTTCGGCAACTTCGACCTCGATTGTGGCTCTGGCGCGGGGCTTGGAGGTGCTGGCGAAGGTTCCGGAAGCGGATATCAGCCAAATTAAGCCGGGACAACAGGTGGAAATTGTCGCCGATGCCTATCCGGATTTGACTTTTTACGGACAAGTGAAGTTAATTGCACCGGAAGCGATCGAAGAGCGAGACGTGACGTTATTTGAAATCCGTGCGGCGATCGAAACGGGAACGGATAAGTTGCAGTCCGGGATGAATGTGGATGTTACGTTTTTAGGGGAAGAATTGAGCGATGCTTTGGTCGTGCCGACGGTGGCGATCGTGACCCAAAAAGGGGAAACGGGGGTGTTAGTTCCCGATGAGAAAAATGAGCCTGTTTTTCAACCCGTGACGATCGGACCGACGATCGGCGATCGCATTCAAATCCTCGATGGTATTCAGGCGGGCGATCGTGTCTTTACCGAGTTACCGGAAGGACAAAAATTAGATGAAATTCTCAAACAAGGTATGGAAAATTAA
- a CDS encoding ABC transporter permease codes for MDIIESFHMAFTTLKANKMRSTLTMLGIIIGNASVIATLGVGEGARRFVESQVNSLGTNLLFVVSGSPKAQRRPVFPPQTLVLEDARAIAEQVPSVKAVAPQLNATERVNYRSKNISTLLYGTTPEVLVVRNFDVGSGRFFSDLDVKKNTAVVALGSDLADLLFEGKNPIGEQIRIKGVSFLVIGVMKPKGSTFGVNFDRLAFIPVTTLANRIVGQTSPYGLQVNFISVSVENLNNMEAAQFQIENLLRLRHKITDEDDFTVRNQQDLQQIMGSITGALTALLAAIAGISLLVGGIGIMNIMLVSVTERTKEIGLRKAIGASQNDILLQFTIEAVILSVLGGAIGTGIGVGGIFLIAQLTEFEAGISIVAIALATGVSGATGFIFGVLPAKQAAKLDPIVALRGA; via the coding sequence ATGGATATTATCGAAAGCTTCCACATGGCTTTTACGACCTTAAAAGCCAATAAAATGCGTAGTACCTTGACCATGTTGGGGATTATTATTGGTAATGCTTCCGTGATTGCCACCTTGGGGGTGGGAGAGGGGGCGCGGCGGTTTGTGGAAAGTCAGGTAAACTCCCTGGGGACTAATTTATTATTTGTGGTTTCTGGCAGTCCGAAAGCCCAAAGAAGACCCGTGTTTCCGCCACAAACGTTAGTGCTGGAAGATGCGCGGGCGATCGCCGAACAAGTTCCCTCGGTCAAAGCAGTTGCGCCGCAATTAAATGCGACGGAACGGGTGAATTATAGGAGTAAAAATATTTCTACACTTTTATATGGAACGACGCCGGAAGTTTTAGTCGTTAGAAACTTTGATGTGGGGAGTGGTCGCTTTTTTAGTGACTTGGATGTCAAGAAAAATACAGCGGTGGTGGCCTTGGGTTCCGATCTGGCCGATTTATTATTTGAAGGGAAAAATCCGATCGGCGAACAAATTCGGATTAAAGGGGTTTCGTTTTTAGTTATTGGCGTCATGAAGCCGAAAGGTTCGACTTTTGGGGTGAATTTCGATCGCCTCGCGTTTATACCCGTGACGACCTTAGCCAATCGGATTGTCGGACAAACCTCGCCTTATGGATTGCAAGTCAATTTTATTTCGGTATCCGTTGAAAATCTCAATAATATGGAAGCGGCACAGTTCCAAATTGAAAACTTATTGAGACTGCGACATAAAATTACCGACGAAGATGATTTTACCGTCAGAAATCAGCAAGATTTACAGCAAATTATGGGATCGATTACCGGCGCGTTGACCGCATTATTGGCGGCGATCGCCGGAATTTCATTATTAGTCGGCGGGATTGGTATTATGAATATTATGCTGGTTTCGGTGACGGAGAGAACGAAAGAAATCGGCTTGAGAAAGGCGATCGGAGCCTCGCAAAATGATATTTTACTTCAGTTTACAATCGAGGCGGTGATTCTCTCCGTACTCGGAGGGGCGATCGGAACCGGGATCGGTGTCGGTGGGATTTTCTTAATTGCTCAATTGACCGAATTTGAAGCAGGAATCTCGATCGTGGCGATCGCCCTCGCCACCGGAGTTTCAGGCGCAACGGGCTTTATTTTCGGCGTGCTTCCCGCCAAACAAGCGGCGAAACTCGATCCGATCGTCGCGTTGCGAGGCGCTTAA